The Anopheles maculipalpis chromosome 3RL, idAnoMacuDA_375_x, whole genome shotgun sequence genomic sequence TGGCAACTACACACTCGTGCTCTACCGCGAACAGTGCTAATCGTGATCTTACTGTATCATCACTAAGAGAGCCCTTGAACCGATACGTAATGACGAGTAAAAATGCTCACATTACGTATTGGTACGTTTTGTGGAGAAATTCGATAAACATCTGCCATGATCAATCCAGCGAACGTTTGAGAGTTTCTCACAAATGGTTGGGCTGTGGTATACAAAATTCATTATTGAGGCTACGCGAGGCAGAAAATAGACCTAAACGACCGTAAAAGTTTAAAGCGCCAATGCGTGGCAGAAGAAATGACAAAAAGTCAGTTAAAAAGCGCCAATGCGTGGCAGAAGAATTATATCGTGCTACTACCGTTTGTGAGTAAATAGCAGATCCTGATGATCCGAGGCGTATAACCACATCCATACGGTGAGGGGCTCGAGGAATTTGTTTGTGACTTTGGTGAGATGTTCACATTCTCAGTCATGTAAAATCTAAACAGTCGGCATTTGATCGATGACAAACACAAATGCCGTTTACTGTCTAGTTACATGGGAATGTAATGTACAAGAAACAGCTATGCGTAAAAGCTTCAACTAAATTTTTGAATAGCTATTGTTTAATTGTTAAGGGGGTTCCCTCTTTGGGTTGAATAATCAATCGAAGAAAATGCGATCTGCTATCAGAAACCACCTCTTCTATTCCGGTGCACTCCTTGGGAACAAAATCTCATTATAGTGAGACGTGCTCGCTGTGAGGAGTGAGATTTTGTTCCCAGGGCTGTGTCACCATATTGAATCAGCTTCGCACATCCCAGCTCCATGCAATTCTAAAACAGATCCATGAATTGTATGGCGTTCTTCTATTGATATAGAGCGTGCAAGAGTAAACTTCCTCCCGATGGAGCAATCCTTTCCAGTTCCTGTCGATATGTGGTAGAAACGGGGCAAGCTCTGTTGAGAGacatacaaacacaatttcatgtatggatggaaaaattgtTTCTAGCGATCGCATTTTCTATCGACGTCATACAGTGCGATCTATTTATTAATATAGTGCAGTTTACTCATTGTATAAACTTTTAAACATTGCAGGACGTTCTTTCGGTTGCATTCTCGGTAGACAATCGTCAGATTGTGTCGGGATCCCGCGACAAGACGATTAAGCTGTGGAACACTCTGGCCGAGTGTAAGTACACCATCCAGGAAGATGGACACTCCGATTGGGTGTCGTGCGTTCGCTTCTCGCCGAACCACACCAACCCAATCATCGTGTCGGCCGGTTGGGATCGTGTGGTGAAGGTATGGAATCTGGCTAACTGCAAGCTAAAGATTGACCATCTCGGACACAATGGCTACCTGAACTCGGTGTCCGTTTCACCGGACGGCTCACTGTGTACATCGGGTGGCAAGGATTGCCGCGCCTTCCTATGGGATCTGAACGATGGCAAGCATCTGCACACTCTGGAGCACAACGAAGTCATTAACGCACTGTGCTTCTCGCCCAACCGCTACTGGCTGTGCGTTGCCTACGGACCATCGATCAAGATCTGGGATCTTGCCTCCAAGACGATGGTTGAGGAGCTGAAGCCAGCCAAGAACGGAGATCCGCCACAGTGTCTGTCGCTGGCCTGGTCAACGGACGGACAGACTCTGTACGCCGGTTATTCCGACAACATCATCCGTGTCTGGCAGGTTTCGGTTTCTGCCCGCTAAAGGTGAAGATAATTGCCGATGGTGTGTGTTGTCCGGTGTGGATAATTTTTGGCGGGTGGCTTGTTCATTTTGCGAATGAATGAGCAGCATGGTATTGTATTTCTTTCTTTGAAAAAGAACGTAATAAACGAAAAGATTTAAATTgaactgtgttttatcgtgtAGGTGTGACGATATAGAATTGTATATTATGGAATTAATGGACTGCAGTGTGCATCTAATTATAATAATCAAAACgtagcaaataaataatattcgtGAATGATAAACTATTAGTTGGTGATTCAATACCAGCAAATGGAGCTGCGTAAGCAGCGCACCAACACCAAAGTGAAGGTTTCTCTACGCCAGAGTTGTAAAATGTTGATCGTGAATATTAAGGTTAACTGCAATTCAAACAGCATACTGCGAAACCTCTCATCTTAACTCCATGAAAATCGATGAAAGGTAGTAAATATGTATAATGTAGAATCTTGCTTCCTATCGtaacatttgtttgtgtgcagttGCATATTTATTTGTGGCCAACTTGGCAACATCAAGCGGCTAAATTACgtcaaagaaaaacacgtcATGTTTGACAGACATCAGCTTTTGGTTTGCGTGTCCCACAGACGCTGTTTTCGATCTGGTTTGAAAACGTTTCAACGTCGGCTGCTTAATCCAATCTGCAGTATTGAGGTGTACCCCGTAAACGTCCACGCGCATTCGCGGCTGAGAAGAACACACAAAATTGATAAACTTGGGAAAGACACCGTAGCACGTCGCGCTCTAGGCCGGATAGAATTTTTAAGCCTTGGAAACATACAGTTTCGTTGGGAAAGATGGTAAAAGCAATGCTTTTCCTGTGCTGCATCGTGGCCGCGCTTTCCGGTGCCTCGGTCCAAGCG encodes the following:
- the LOC126565090 gene encoding guanine nucleotide-binding protein subunit beta-like protein, translated to MTETLQLRGQLLGHSGWVTQIATNPKYPDMILSSSRDKTLIVWKLTRDELSYGIPQKRLYGHSHFISDVVLSSDGNYALSGSWDKTLRLWDLAAGQSTRRFEDHTKDVLSVAFSVDNRQIVSGSRDKTIKLWNTLAECKYTIQEDGHSDWVSCVRFSPNHTNPIIVSAGWDRVVKVWNLANCKLKIDHLGHNGYLNSVSVSPDGSLCTSGGKDCRAFLWDLNDGKHLHTLEHNEVINALCFSPNRYWLCVAYGPSIKIWDLASKTMVEELKPAKNGDPPQCLSLAWSTDGQTLYAGYSDNIIRVWQVSVSAR